A region of uncultured Carboxylicivirga sp. DNA encodes the following proteins:
- a CDS encoding SpoIIE family protein phosphatase, whose product MQNKHFYIESETCQASKFRQNVCGDACESRKLKDEDRFITVLSDGLGSGVKANVLSTMTTGMALQFTARNNPLEHTSEFIMRTLPVDSQRKISYSTFSIIDINCFGEAHLVEFDNPPVLIYRNGDFLNPDHTLQKIQRPDAREAIVKNSHLKLEKEDRIIMVSDGITQSGMGTRANPFGWGEDGLKDFIKTSVEDKPAISALELAKKILERAKYNDANELKDDATCQVIYCREPRKLVLASGPPYYKNYDSVLAERIDTFEGIKVICGGTTSKIISRELNRPVDINLNHTNMDLPPQASMEGIDLITEGILTLGKVSSIIESTKFNMVEGNGPAEDMVRLLLKSDSILILAGTQINNAHQDPNLPVELEIRRNVIKKIASILESKFLKTVTIEYL is encoded by the coding sequence ATGCAGAATAAGCATTTCTACATAGAATCTGAAACCTGTCAGGCAAGCAAGTTTCGCCAAAATGTTTGTGGTGATGCCTGCGAATCCCGAAAACTAAAAGATGAGGATCGCTTTATTACCGTCCTGTCTGACGGGTTGGGTTCTGGTGTCAAAGCAAATGTTTTATCAACCATGACAACAGGAATGGCTCTGCAGTTTACCGCCCGGAACAATCCTCTTGAACACACCTCTGAATTCATCATGCGAACTTTACCGGTTGATTCACAACGTAAAATCAGCTATTCTACCTTTAGTATCATCGACATCAATTGTTTTGGAGAAGCTCATCTGGTTGAATTTGATAATCCACCGGTTCTTATTTATCGAAATGGAGATTTTCTCAATCCTGATCATACCCTACAAAAGATACAACGACCTGATGCACGGGAAGCCATAGTTAAAAATTCACATCTCAAACTCGAAAAAGAAGATCGGATTATCATGGTATCGGATGGTATTACTCAATCTGGAATGGGCACACGTGCAAATCCTTTTGGTTGGGGTGAAGATGGTTTGAAAGATTTTATCAAAACCTCGGTTGAAGATAAACCTGCCATCTCAGCACTTGAACTTGCCAAGAAAATTCTGGAACGGGCCAAATACAATGATGCCAATGAATTAAAAGATGACGCAACCTGTCAGGTTATTTATTGTCGCGAGCCCCGAAAGCTTGTGCTTGCCTCGGGTCCTCCTTATTATAAAAATTACGACAGTGTGCTAGCCGAAAGAATCGACACTTTTGAAGGAATAAAAGTGATATGCGGTGGTACCACATCTAAGATTATCTCAAGAGAATTAAATCGTCCGGTAGATATAAATCTCAACCATACCAATATGGATTTGCCACCACAAGCCAGCATGGAAGGCATTGATTTAATTACCGAAGGCATTTTAACATTAGGTAAAGTCTCATCTATTATTGAATCAACAAAATTCAATATGGTTGAAGGTAACGGTCCGGCTGAAGACATGGTTCGCCTGTTACTAAAGAGTGACTCAATACTCATACTGGCAGGAACACAGATTAATAATGCCCATCAGGACCCCAATCTTCCTGTTGAACTGGAAATCAGAAGGAATGTGATAAAAAAAATAGCCAGCATACTAGAATCCAAATTTTTAAAAACCGTTACCATCGAATATTTATAA
- a CDS encoding [Fe-Fe] hydrogenase large subunit C-terminal domain-containing protein produces the protein MNLQPIYTETNDCKDCYKCVRECPNKAIKVTDNKASVIDSMCVYCGKCVSICPSNAKKVRDGLARTKLLIKNKKEVYVSLAPSFIAEYGNKADSLILALKKLGFTGISETALGAQEVSKQVHQFLNFRQSGTYISSACPVVVELVRKYYPQHTLAITPFMSPMLTHAKQLRKWYGNDIGVVFIGPCIGKKSEADSASQCVDIALTFKELNNWLEREKISLSDQHVSDEELFIPHKAQHGTIYPIDGGMIETINKDEPVIKAEYMCFSGLKNIRNILDNLDTESNEGVVFLELLACETGCINGPGMSEQKISIKNQLALRNICRKRVNEDVTPNVGEGTFNIERDFFNIKSIDKRTFSESKIKEALHTIGKTEISDELNCGGCGYDCCRDFAKAMLLKHAESDMCVSHMRKVAHHKATILLQKIPSGVIVLDDEYKVVEMNAACARLLGEDIQLCYDANPGMKGAHIDKIGSFATLFKTALLTGKEYFEIPITENNKRLQLSIFNIQKHKLVTGIIQGIAQPEFQKDIIEKRTREVINKNMETVQKIAFLLGENASYTDSLLNSILETQEKTHAE, from the coding sequence ATGAATTTACAACCCATCTATACAGAGACAAATGATTGCAAGGACTGTTATAAGTGTGTAAGAGAATGTCCGAACAAGGCAATTAAAGTTACAGATAACAAAGCTTCTGTAATTGATTCTATGTGTGTATATTGTGGGAAGTGTGTTTCCATCTGCCCTTCAAATGCAAAAAAAGTAAGAGATGGTTTAGCCCGCACAAAACTTTTAATTAAAAACAAAAAAGAGGTATATGTATCATTGGCGCCTTCGTTTATAGCTGAATATGGCAACAAGGCTGATTCTCTTATTCTGGCATTGAAAAAATTAGGTTTCACGGGCATTTCAGAAACAGCGTTAGGTGCTCAGGAAGTTTCCAAACAGGTACATCAATTTTTAAATTTCCGGCAGTCAGGAACATATATCTCATCTGCCTGCCCTGTAGTTGTTGAATTAGTTAGAAAATATTACCCACAGCACACTTTGGCGATTACTCCATTTATGTCGCCAATGCTAACACATGCAAAGCAACTCAGAAAATGGTATGGGAATGATATAGGTGTTGTATTTATTGGCCCCTGTATCGGTAAGAAATCAGAGGCAGACTCGGCTTCCCAATGTGTTGACATTGCACTAACTTTTAAGGAACTAAACAATTGGTTAGAGCGGGAAAAGATTTCTTTAAGCGATCAACATGTATCAGATGAAGAATTATTTATCCCACATAAGGCTCAACACGGAACTATTTACCCCATTGATGGTGGCATGATTGAAACCATTAATAAAGATGAACCTGTTATTAAAGCTGAATACATGTGTTTCAGCGGACTTAAAAACATCAGAAACATATTGGATAATCTTGACACAGAATCCAATGAAGGTGTTGTATTCCTGGAACTTCTCGCATGCGAGACCGGTTGCATTAATGGCCCAGGTATGTCGGAGCAAAAAATATCGATTAAAAACCAGTTAGCTTTAAGAAACATATGTCGTAAAAGAGTTAATGAAGATGTTACACCCAATGTTGGGGAAGGAACATTTAATATTGAGCGCGACTTCTTCAACATTAAATCCATTGACAAAAGAACGTTTAGCGAATCCAAAATAAAGGAAGCTTTACATACTATTGGTAAGACTGAAATCAGTGATGAACTGAATTGTGGCGGTTGTGGTTACGACTGTTGTCGCGATTTTGCCAAAGCCATGCTTTTGAAACATGCAGAATCTGACATGTGTGTATCTCACATGCGAAAAGTAGCACATCATAAAGCCACTATCTTACTTCAGAAAATACCCTCAGGTGTTATTGTTCTTGATGATGAATACAAAGTGGTTGAGATGAATGCTGCATGTGCTCGTTTGTTAGGTGAAGATATTCAACTGTGTTACGATGCCAATCCGGGAATGAAAGGGGCTCACATCGACAAGATAGGTTCTTTTGCAACTTTGTTTAAAACAGCATTGCTTACCGGCAAAGAATATTTTGAAATACCAATAACTGAAAACAATAAACGACTTCAGTTATCCATTTTCAATATTCAGAAACACAAACTGGTTACAGGCATTATTCAGGGCATAGCTCAACCCGAGTTTCAGAAAGATATCATTGAGAAACGAACCCGAGAAGTGATTAATAAAAACATGGAGACTGTTCAAAAGATAGCTTTCTTATTGGGAGAAAATGCTTCTTACACTGACTCGTTGCTTAACTCTATTTTAGAAACACAGGAGAAGACACATGCAGAATAA
- a CDS encoding sigma 54-interacting transcriptional regulator codes for MPEQNQNNHHQSSLQLLQQVLDDFAGSMKDTFFYIVAVDKQNLIVASYSSQKNSDLSLLKGKNWNHFEQKIVWSDANRHKGIVTTISSAYNIINCHHQDYEVPYSVYLISSIDIDFPWLNFASAAIEKAIHAEFHDATMQQKMEDTNQYTFAMMNALRVGIFSVNTNGEILYANDLACRWINIRRRELLKIPIDKIISQWKIIYKTISSGEKYVNEEVPVNTSDGIVKYNITVSPILNQAQSKLIGLVFTMRKLENVYNLINKYTGMQAHYTFNDIIAKSQVMRKLVDYAQNIADSPSTVLIEAESGTGKEVFAQSMHNASSRKDHGFVAINCAAISENLIETELFGYDTGAFTGAKKGGHPGKFELANGGTLFLDEIGDMKPELQVKLLRAIQENAITRVGGNKNIPVDVRIIAATNRNLKKEVEEGRFRLDLYYRLSVIPLRIPSLKERMEDLPSLIRFFLTKKSVHLQKEAPALKYSTLQQFLNYDWPGNIRELENAIEQYVNLDGNIEFDQLTLKQKKAKRTEPTLRTESVVSQLGTVKDIERQLIINTLIHFNYNVTKSAESLGISRNTLYLKAKSYDIPLIKERPIL; via the coding sequence ATGCCAGAACAAAATCAGAATAATCATCACCAGAGTAGTTTACAACTATTGCAACAGGTTTTAGATGATTTTGCCGGTAGTATGAAAGATACTTTCTTTTATATTGTTGCTGTTGATAAACAAAATCTGATTGTAGCATCCTACTCAAGTCAGAAAAATTCTGATTTATCATTACTTAAAGGCAAAAACTGGAATCATTTTGAACAGAAGATTGTATGGAGTGATGCCAATCGCCACAAAGGAATTGTTACCACTATTTCTTCGGCATATAATATTATCAATTGTCATCATCAGGATTATGAAGTTCCTTACAGTGTTTACCTTATCTCATCTATTGATATAGACTTTCCCTGGCTAAACTTTGCAAGTGCTGCAATTGAAAAAGCTATACATGCTGAATTCCATGATGCCACTATGCAGCAAAAAATGGAGGATACCAATCAGTACACATTTGCCATGATGAATGCACTTAGGGTTGGTATTTTTTCGGTAAATACCAATGGAGAGATTCTTTATGCAAATGATCTGGCTTGCCGATGGATTAACATCAGACGCCGAGAATTGCTTAAAATTCCGATTGATAAGATTATCTCCCAATGGAAAATCATTTATAAAACAATCAGTTCGGGTGAAAAATATGTAAATGAAGAAGTTCCGGTAAACACATCTGATGGCATTGTAAAATACAATATTACTGTTAGTCCTATTTTAAATCAGGCTCAATCCAAGTTAATCGGATTGGTATTTACCATGCGTAAACTCGAAAATGTTTACAATTTGATAAATAAATACACCGGAATGCAGGCTCATTATACCTTTAATGACATTATAGCCAAGAGTCAGGTTATGCGCAAACTGGTCGATTACGCACAGAATATTGCGGATAGTCCATCAACAGTTTTAATAGAAGCTGAAAGCGGAACCGGAAAAGAAGTATTTGCACAAAGTATGCACAATGCCAGCAGTCGTAAGGATCACGGATTTGTTGCAATCAACTGTGCAGCTATCAGTGAAAACCTCATCGAAACTGAACTTTTCGGATATGATACCGGTGCGTTTACCGGTGCTAAAAAAGGTGGTCATCCGGGTAAATTCGAATTAGCCAACGGTGGGACTCTTTTTCTGGATGAAATTGGAGATATGAAACCTGAACTTCAGGTGAAGCTTTTGAGAGCCATACAGGAAAATGCTATTACTCGTGTTGGAGGTAATAAAAATATTCCTGTTGATGTTCGAATTATCGCTGCAACTAATAGAAATCTAAAGAAAGAAGTGGAAGAAGGACGTTTCCGGTTAGACTTGTACTACAGGCTCAGTGTTATACCATTACGAATTCCTTCACTAAAGGAAAGGATGGAAGATCTGCCATCATTAATACGTTTTTTCCTGACTAAGAAATCTGTTCACCTTCAGAAAGAAGCTCCAGCATTAAAGTACTCAACGCTTCAACAATTTCTAAACTACGACTGGCCTGGAAACATTAGGGAACTGGAAAACGCAATTGAACAATACGTAAATCTTGATGGAAACATCGAATTTGATCAACTTACTTTAAAACAGAAGAAAGCGAAAAGAACTGAGCCAACATTAAGAACAGAATCTGTTGTGTCTCAATTAGGAACAGTAAAGGATATAGAACGACAACTAATCATCAACACGCTTATACATTTTAATTATAACGTTACTAAATCCGCTGAATCACTTGGTATTAGTAGAAATACCCTCTACCTAAAAGCCAAATCATATGATATTCCTTTGATTAAAGAACGTCCTATACTATAA
- a CDS encoding TonB family protein — protein MEVKKSKKADLERKRAMFFQIGLIVTLGVVFVAFEWTTTDMAAGNSSWVEEEIVEEEAPPITRQEEVKPPPPPPPPQMSDIIEIVDNDVELDEELVIEDTDVDEDFEVDMSKFETQEEESGDPLPFFILEDKPEFPGGEKALLKYLSTNVRYPVICQENGIQGMVLVSFIIDETGQVTNVAATRAQDANLEREAVRVVKSMPKWKPGKQRGRAVKVSYSVPVRFRLQ, from the coding sequence ATGGAAGTAAAAAAAAGTAAAAAAGCAGACCTAGAACGGAAAAGAGCCATGTTCTTTCAGATAGGTTTGATTGTCACTTTGGGTGTTGTATTTGTAGCATTTGAATGGACAACAACCGATATGGCAGCTGGTAATTCGTCATGGGTGGAAGAAGAGATTGTAGAAGAGGAAGCTCCTCCAATCACCCGGCAGGAAGAGGTCAAACCTCCGCCACCTCCACCTCCGCCACAAATGTCAGATATTATTGAAATAGTTGATAATGATGTGGAATTAGATGAAGAACTGGTTATCGAAGATACTGATGTTGATGAAGATTTTGAAGTTGACATGAGTAAGTTCGAAACACAGGAAGAAGAATCCGGTGATCCTTTACCATTCTTCATTCTGGAAGATAAACCCGAATTTCCAGGTGGTGAAAAAGCCTTATTAAAGTATCTGTCTACAAATGTTAGATACCCGGTTATTTGCCAGGAAAATGGGATTCAGGGGATGGTTTTAGTCTCCTTTATTATTGATGAAACGGGACAGGTTACCAATGTTGCTGCAACGCGGGCTCAAGATGCCAACTTAGAAAGAGAAGCCGTAAGAGTAGTAAAATCAATGCCAAAGTGGAAACCTGGAAAACAAAGAGGGCGTGCTGTTAAAGTATCATACAGTGTACCCGTGCGTTTCAGATTACAATAA
- a CDS encoding TonB family protein: protein MKAKKYKHADLERKRSVFFQIGLIVALAASLAAFEWTSEDVTVPITYEGADPYEVDLILPEPVKLEEKKPEPIKKQEILAPIIELTTDDDPNAGEVNFISENIVDVPFEIPELPSEPEDNSVHIIVERMPEPAGGMEGLMKYFAESIRYPVICAEMGIQGRVYVAFVVDKDGSITDVKIMRSPDANLSKEAVRVVSSMPKWTPGRQGGKPVRVSYTVPVNFKLQK, encoded by the coding sequence ATGAAAGCAAAAAAATATAAACACGCCGACTTAGAACGCAAACGTTCCGTTTTTTTTCAAATAGGTTTAATTGTTGCTTTAGCCGCTTCTTTGGCAGCATTTGAATGGACATCAGAGGATGTTACAGTACCAATTACCTATGAAGGAGCTGATCCGTACGAAGTAGATTTGATCTTACCTGAACCAGTAAAATTGGAAGAGAAGAAACCTGAACCCATAAAAAAGCAGGAAATATTAGCTCCAATAATTGAACTGACAACAGATGATGATCCAAATGCGGGAGAGGTAAATTTTATTTCAGAAAATATTGTTGATGTACCATTTGAAATTCCTGAATTACCATCAGAACCCGAAGATAACTCAGTTCATATTATTGTAGAAAGAATGCCTGAGCCTGCAGGGGGTATGGAAGGATTAATGAAATACTTTGCCGAAAGTATAAGGTATCCGGTAATATGTGCCGAGATGGGAATTCAAGGAAGAGTATATGTTGCATTTGTTGTTGACAAAGATGGTAGCATTACTGATGTGAAAATTATGCGCAGCCCGGATGCTAATCTGTCAAAAGAGGCAGTAAGAGTTGTTAGCAGTATGCCTAAGTGGACTCCTGGAAGACAAGGTGGTAAACCAGTCAGAGTTTCTTATACAGTTCCTGTAAACTTTAAATTGCAAAAATAG
- a CDS encoding DUF4837 family protein, whose product MRNYLSKSNLILLSAAIVLSLVFIAVSCNTTVNDIKPRPLGSPGEVLLVIDDDNWNTNLGDTLRNLFSDDFPALPQIETMFKKTRINFADFQRHFRTYRNILFVSVRPSASSNRVEFRKNEWALNQQVAEVIAKDPKELEELIVQKWPKIKSFFYNGDIDALVKSYNLVYEPAVVNLVKQEYPFSLYFPKGYNLKKKDNNFTWIVNDRIDSHLGVFVFQFSLDSIENTDARSLLELRNKILFEQVPGEYPGSYMTTEEHFPVVVNKSKFAGRKWTELRGLWKVEGDFMGGPFVDYFYADFENNQLIMLEGYVYAPSKPNKAGFVREVEAVLKTFMPV is encoded by the coding sequence ATGCGTAATTATCTTTCAAAATCCAATCTTATTCTTCTTTCTGCTGCCATTGTTTTATCATTGGTTTTTATAGCAGTATCATGCAATACTACAGTTAATGATATCAAACCTCGTCCACTTGGTTCACCTGGCGAAGTACTTTTAGTTATAGATGACGACAACTGGAATACAAATCTGGGAGATACTCTGCGTAATTTGTTCTCTGATGATTTTCCAGCCTTGCCGCAGATTGAAACAATGTTTAAAAAAACCAGAATTAATTTTGCTGATTTTCAACGCCATTTTCGAACTTATAGAAATATATTATTCGTATCAGTTAGACCTAGCGCTTCATCCAATAGAGTAGAGTTCAGGAAAAATGAGTGGGCTTTAAATCAGCAGGTAGCAGAAGTTATTGCAAAAGATCCTAAAGAGTTGGAGGAGTTAATTGTTCAGAAATGGCCTAAAATAAAAAGCTTCTTTTATAATGGCGACATTGATGCCCTTGTTAAATCGTACAATTTAGTTTACGAACCTGCAGTGGTAAATCTTGTAAAACAGGAATATCCATTTAGTCTGTACTTTCCTAAAGGGTACAATTTAAAAAAGAAGGATAATAATTTTACCTGGATTGTAAATGATAGGATTGATAGTCATCTGGGTGTTTTTGTGTTTCAATTTTCGCTTGATTCAATTGAAAATACAGATGCAAGGTCTTTGTTGGAATTGAGAAATAAGATATTGTTTGAACAAGTACCCGGAGAATATCCTGGTTCTTATATGACCACAGAAGAACATTTTCCGGTTGTTGTAAATAAAAGCAAGTTTGCCGGACGAAAATGGACTGAGTTAAGAGGCTTATGGAAAGTTGAAGGTGACTTTATGGGTGGTCCTTTTGTTGATTACTTTTATGCCGATTTTGAAAACAATCAGTTAATTATGCTTGAAGGATATGTGTATGCTCCATCGAAACCAAATAAAGCAGGTTTTGTAAGAGAAGTAGAAGCCGTATTGAAAACTTTTATGCCGGTTTAA
- a CDS encoding tetratricopeptide repeat protein: MKRILLVVLCQLTFWSGFAQNDEVEKLIDQGVALQNHGLYHDAISKYNQALAKDKNNLRAQYEMSYSHLELENYEKAIYYSFEVVRKKSAHYLDACMVYGAALDYSGKTKGAIRFYKKVVSEYPNEYLLYYNLGLSYYKNNETEEAEKCVEKAIQLNKLHMSSHLLLSSIMQAKGERLKSMLPLYYFLLFEQDSKRSVDAYNQLQNLWTLSAIHKGSTVAISVGLNPSKAGMSALELGVGTIAASYLMDEENLDSEPYMKMAEQTQDLFTLMKEVEVTDLDFFALTYIDFFNMLTTNEHEYVYSYYISNCAYKEKVLAWLTENNGDFSKFMEWMELQQ; this comes from the coding sequence ATGAAAAGGATTCTTTTAGTTGTTCTATGTCAGTTGACATTCTGGTCTGGATTTGCGCAGAATGATGAAGTTGAGAAGTTGATTGATCAGGGTGTGGCATTACAAAATCATGGTTTGTATCATGATGCTATCAGTAAGTATAATCAGGCTTTAGCAAAAGATAAAAATAATCTGAGAGCTCAATATGAAATGTCTTATTCTCATCTTGAATTAGAAAACTATGAGAAAGCCATCTATTATAGTTTTGAAGTAGTCAGAAAAAAATCGGCGCATTACCTTGATGCATGTATGGTTTATGGAGCTGCCCTTGATTACAGCGGAAAAACCAAAGGAGCAATAAGATTCTATAAAAAGGTTGTTAGTGAATATCCCAACGAGTATCTTTTATATTATAATCTTGGGTTGAGTTATTACAAAAATAACGAAACAGAAGAAGCTGAAAAATGTGTTGAGAAGGCAATTCAGCTTAATAAGTTGCACATGAGCAGTCATCTTCTTCTTTCATCAATAATGCAGGCAAAAGGTGAAAGGCTGAAAAGTATGTTGCCTTTGTATTATTTCCTTTTATTTGAGCAGGATAGTAAAAGAAGCGTTGATGCCTATAACCAACTGCAAAACCTTTGGACACTATCAGCAATTCATAAAGGTAGCACTGTTGCTATTTCTGTTGGGTTGAATCCATCGAAGGCAGGCATGTCTGCTTTGGAATTAGGTGTAGGAACGATTGCAGCGAGCTATTTAATGGATGAAGAAAATCTGGATTCAGAACCATATATGAAAATGGCAGAACAAACTCAGGATTTGTTTACCTTAATGAAAGAAGTGGAAGTTACAGATCTGGATTTTTTTGCGTTAACTTATATTGATTTCTTTAATATGCTAACCACAAATGAACATGAATATGTTTATTCTTATTACATAAGCAATTGCGCATACAAAGAAAAAGTACTGGCTTGGTTAACTGAGAATAATGGTGATTTCTCGAAATTCATGGAATGGATGGAGCTGCAGCAATAA
- a CDS encoding sporulation protein Cse60, producing the protein MSNIITKHFQYTGTDDFDESLDDQINKFIVKEGITTDQLIDIKFNGHSDKTVTVYSALLIYKK; encoded by the coding sequence ATGAGCAATATTATTACGAAGCATTTTCAATATACAGGTACGGATGACTTTGATGAATCATTGGACGACCAGATTAATAAGTTTATTGTGAAGGAAGGAATAACCACTGATCAGTTGATAGACATTAAATTTAATGGACATTCCGATAAAACAGTGACCGTATATTCAGCTCTTTTAATTTATAAGAAATAA
- a CDS encoding sodium/proline symporter: protein MTLIFVLYLVLLIIIVAISARKSHTNADFVIGGKKISGYSLALSERATGESAWLLLGLTGHAFAEGMASIWVALGCVTGVFIIWFTMAQPIRRFTEKYNAMTVPGLFMKRFPGNDRAISLSTSLIVVFFFMLYIASQFAGAGKIFQNTFGIDPFWGMVLGAGLVTVYTMLGGFITVVATDAFQAVLMAVTCVVLPIVAYSIAIQNGVDLSGSFSHLPEAYINSGGTEIFSLVLILNGLSWAFGYTGQPQLLTRMMALRSEKETTQGRRVAVVWTSLAYSGAFAIGIFGYALAQKGLLGDVMQTLLDDSEKIMPTMVVVLLNPLLAGILLSGAVSAMMSTASSQLMVASTAIGEDVTNSFSIKRITQEKKLLFNKILILVVGLVAFVFAISLEETVYSLVSYAWSGIGASFGPAVILLLFWKRFSLAGLYGSLLGGTVSSIVWKTFLTESTGISERLSSYVIAFLLAVSFSLLWPQSRREISETIIQNP, encoded by the coding sequence ATGACTCTTATTTTTGTTTTATACCTGGTTCTTCTAATTATAATTGTGGCAATTAGTGCTCGAAAATCTCACACTAATGCTGATTTTGTTATTGGGGGTAAAAAAATTTCAGGGTATTCATTAGCCTTGTCTGAAAGAGCTACTGGTGAATCGGCCTGGTTGTTATTAGGTTTAACCGGGCATGCTTTTGCTGAAGGGATGGCTTCGATATGGGTTGCATTGGGATGTGTTACTGGTGTTTTTATTATCTGGTTTACTATGGCTCAGCCCATTCGCAGATTTACTGAAAAGTATAATGCGATGACTGTTCCTGGTTTATTCATGAAACGTTTTCCTGGTAACGACAGGGCTATTAGTTTATCAACTTCTTTAATTGTTGTCTTCTTTTTTATGCTTTACATTGCTTCTCAATTTGCAGGAGCAGGAAAAATATTTCAGAATACATTTGGTATAGATCCTTTCTGGGGAATGGTTTTAGGAGCTGGATTGGTAACTGTCTATACTATGTTGGGAGGTTTTATTACAGTTGTGGCAACCGATGCTTTTCAGGCTGTTTTAATGGCGGTTACCTGTGTAGTGTTGCCCATTGTAGCTTATTCTATTGCAATTCAAAACGGTGTTGATTTATCAGGAAGCTTTTCGCATTTGCCGGAAGCATATATAAATAGCGGAGGCACTGAAATTTTCTCTTTAGTTTTAATTCTAAACGGTTTGAGCTGGGCCTTTGGATATACCGGTCAACCTCAGTTATTAACCCGAATGATGGCATTAAGAAGCGAGAAAGAAACAACCCAGGGTAGAAGAGTGGCAGTTGTTTGGACTTCATTGGCTTACTCAGGCGCTTTTGCTATTGGTATATTTGGTTATGCTCTGGCTCAAAAAGGATTATTGGGCGATGTGATGCAAACTCTTTTAGACGATTCAGAGAAGATTATGCCAACAATGGTAGTGGTTTTATTAAATCCTTTATTGGCAGGTATCTTATTGTCCGGAGCTGTAAGTGCAATGATGAGTACCGCATCATCGCAACTAATGGTGGCTTCAACGGCAATTGGTGAAGATGTTACCAATAGCTTTTCAATAAAAAGAATCACACAGGAAAAGAAGCTATTATTCAATAAAATTCTGATTTTGGTTGTTGGTCTGGTTGCATTTGTATTTGCTATTTCGTTGGAAGAAACTGTTTACAGTTTGGTATCTTATGCATGGTCGGGTATTGGAGCTTCATTTGGACCGGCTGTTATCTTATTACTTTTCTGGAAACGTTTTTCATTGGCGGGTTTGTATGGTTCTCTTTTGGGAGGAACAGTATCTTCAATTGTATGGAAAACTTTTTTGACAGAATCAACCGGTATCTCAGAGCGCTTATCGAGTTATGTTATTGCGTTTTTACTGGCTGTTTCATTTTCTCTGCTGTGGCCTCAGTCGAGGAGAGAAATTTCTGAAACCATAATCCAGAATCCTTAA